A single Macaca mulatta isolate MMU2019108-1 chromosome 11, T2T-MMU8v2.0, whole genome shotgun sequence DNA region contains:
- the RNF34 gene encoding E3 ubiquitin-protein ligase RNF34 isoform X2: MKGELMDGDQTSRSGVPAQVQSEITSANTEDDDDDDDEEEEEEDDDDEENVEDRNPGLSKERARASLSDLSSLDDVEGMSVRQLKEILARNFVNYSGCCEKWELVEKVNRLYKENEENQKSYGERLQLQDEEDDSLCRICMDAVIDCVLLECGHMVTCTKCGKRMSECPICRQYVVRAVHVFKS, encoded by the exons ATGAAG GGAGAGCTTATGGATGGAGACCAGACATCCAGATCTGGAGTGCCGGCACAG GTACAAAGTGAAATCACTTCAGCAAACACGGAAGATGATGACGACGacgatgatgaggaggaggaggaggaggatgatgatgatgaagaaaaCGTGGAGGATCGG AACCCCGGACTCTCCAAGGAGAGAGCGAGAGCTTCGCTGTCTGACTTGTCAAGCCTTGATGATGTGGAAGGGATGAGCGTGCGCCAGCTGAAGGAAATTCTGGCTCGGAATTTTGTCAACTATTCTGGCTGTTGTGAAAAATGGGAACTGGTAGAGAAAGTAAACCGGTtatacaaagagaatgaagaaaaccaaaagtCCT ATGGTGAGCGGCTGCAGCTGCAGGATGAGGAAGATGACAGCCTGTGTCGCATCTGCATGGATGCCGTCATCGACTGTGTCCTGCTGGAGTGCGGGCACATGGTTACCTGCACCAAGTGTGGCAAGCGCATGAGTGAGTGTCCCATCTGCCGGCAGTATGTGGTGCGAGCCGTGCACGTGTTCAAGTCCTGA
- the RNF34 gene encoding E3 ubiquitin-protein ligase RNF34, producing the protein MKAGATSMWASCCGLLNEVMGTGAVRGQQSGFAGATGPFRFTPNPEFSTYPPAATEGPNIVCKACGLSFSVFRKKHVCCDCKKDFCSVCSVLQENLRRCSTCHLLQETAFQRPQLMRLKVKDLRQYLILRNIPIDTCREKEDLVDLVLCHHGLGSEDDMDTSSLNSSRSQTSSFFTRSFFSNYTAPSATMSSFQGELMDGDQTSRSGVPAQVQSEITSANTEDDDDDDDEEEEEEDDDDEENVEDRNPGLSKERARASLSDLSSLDDVEGMSVRQLKEILARNFVNYSGCCEKWELVEKVNRLYKENEENQKSYGERLQLQDEEDDSLCRICMDAVIDCVLLECGHMVTCTKCGKRMSECPICRQYVVRAVHVFKS; encoded by the exons ATGAAG GCGGGTGCCACGTCTATGTGGGCTTCGTGCTGTGGGCTGCTGAATGAAGTCATGGGAACTGGAGCTGTCAGAGGCCAGCAGTCAGGATTTGCAGGAGCCACTGGTCCATTCAGATTTACACCAAACCCTGAGTTTTCCACCTACCCACCAGCAGCTACAGAAGGGCCCAACATAGTTTGTAAAGCCTGTGGACTTTCATTTTCAGTCTTTAGAAAGAAG caTGTTTGCTGTGACTGCAAGAAGGATTTTTGCTCCGTTTGTTCAGTTTTACAAGAAAATCTCCGTAGATGTTCTACTTGTCACTTATTACAAGAGACAGCATTTCAGCGCCCTCAGTTAATGCGACTGAAGGTGAAGGACCTGCGGCAGTATCTCATTCTGAGAAATATACCCATAGATACTTGTCGTGAGAAGGAAGACTTGGTGGATCTAGTGCTGTGCCATCATGGACTAGGCTCTGAGGACGACATGGACACAAGCAGTCTGAATTCTTCAAGGTCCCAGACTTCTAGCTTTTTTACACGTTCGTTTTTTTCAAACTATACAGCCCCCTCTGCTACTATGTCTTCATTTCAGGGAGAGCTTATGGATGGAGACCAGACATCCAGATCTGGAGTGCCGGCACAG GTACAAAGTGAAATCACTTCAGCAAACACGGAAGATGATGACGACGacgatgatgaggaggaggaggaggaggatgatgatgatgaagaaaaCGTGGAGGATCGG AACCCCGGACTCTCCAAGGAGAGAGCGAGAGCTTCGCTGTCTGACTTGTCAAGCCTTGATGATGTGGAAGGGATGAGCGTGCGCCAGCTGAAGGAAATTCTGGCTCGGAATTTTGTCAACTATTCTGGCTGTTGTGAAAAATGGGAACTGGTAGAGAAAGTAAACCGGTtatacaaagagaatgaagaaaaccaaaagtCCT ATGGTGAGCGGCTGCAGCTGCAGGATGAGGAAGATGACAGCCTGTGTCGCATCTGCATGGATGCCGTCATCGACTGTGTCCTGCTGGAGTGCGGGCACATGGTTACCTGCACCAAGTGTGGCAAGCGCATGAGTGAGTGTCCCATCTGCCGGCAGTATGTGGTGCGAGCCGTGCACGTGTTCAAGTCCTGA
- the RNF34 gene encoding E3 ubiquitin-protein ligase RNF34 isoform X1: MRKAGATSMWASCCGLLNEVMGTGAVRGQQSGFAGATGPFRFTPNPEFSTYPPAATEGPNIVCKACGLSFSVFRKKHVCCDCKKDFCSVCSVLQENLRRCSTCHLLQETAFQRPQLMRLKVKDLRQYLILRNIPIDTCREKEDLVDLVLCHHGLGSEDDMDTSSLNSSRSQTSSFFTRSFFSNYTAPSATMSSFQGELMDGDQTSRSGVPAQVQSEITSANTEDDDDDDDEEEEEEDDDDEENVEDRNPGLSKERARASLSDLSSLDDVEGMSVRQLKEILARNFVNYSGCCEKWELVEKVNRLYKENEENQKSYGERLQLQDEEDDSLCRICMDAVIDCVLLECGHMVTCTKCGKRMSECPICRQYVVRAVHVFKS; encoded by the exons ATGAGGAAG GCGGGTGCCACGTCTATGTGGGCTTCGTGCTGTGGGCTGCTGAATGAAGTCATGGGAACTGGAGCTGTCAGAGGCCAGCAGTCAGGATTTGCAGGAGCCACTGGTCCATTCAGATTTACACCAAACCCTGAGTTTTCCACCTACCCACCAGCAGCTACAGAAGGGCCCAACATAGTTTGTAAAGCCTGTGGACTTTCATTTTCAGTCTTTAGAAAGAAG caTGTTTGCTGTGACTGCAAGAAGGATTTTTGCTCCGTTTGTTCAGTTTTACAAGAAAATCTCCGTAGATGTTCTACTTGTCACTTATTACAAGAGACAGCATTTCAGCGCCCTCAGTTAATGCGACTGAAGGTGAAGGACCTGCGGCAGTATCTCATTCTGAGAAATATACCCATAGATACTTGTCGTGAGAAGGAAGACTTGGTGGATCTAGTGCTGTGCCATCATGGACTAGGCTCTGAGGACGACATGGACACAAGCAGTCTGAATTCTTCAAGGTCCCAGACTTCTAGCTTTTTTACACGTTCGTTTTTTTCAAACTATACAGCCCCCTCTGCTACTATGTCTTCATTTCAGGGAGAGCTTATGGATGGAGACCAGACATCCAGATCTGGAGTGCCGGCACAG GTACAAAGTGAAATCACTTCAGCAAACACGGAAGATGATGACGACGacgatgatgaggaggaggaggaggaggatgatgatgatgaagaaaaCGTGGAGGATCGG AACCCCGGACTCTCCAAGGAGAGAGCGAGAGCTTCGCTGTCTGACTTGTCAAGCCTTGATGATGTGGAAGGGATGAGCGTGCGCCAGCTGAAGGAAATTCTGGCTCGGAATTTTGTCAACTATTCTGGCTGTTGTGAAAAATGGGAACTGGTAGAGAAAGTAAACCGGTtatacaaagagaatgaagaaaaccaaaagtCCT ATGGTGAGCGGCTGCAGCTGCAGGATGAGGAAGATGACAGCCTGTGTCGCATCTGCATGGATGCCGTCATCGACTGTGTCCTGCTGGAGTGCGGGCACATGGTTACCTGCACCAAGTGTGGCAAGCGCATGAGTGAGTGTCCCATCTGCCGGCAGTATGTGGTGCGAGCCGTGCACGTGTTCAAGTCCTGA